The following are encoded in a window of Mycoplasma anserisalpingitidis genomic DNA:
- the hisS gene encoding histidine--tRNA ligase, whose translation MIFKIKGTKDYDKYDVALRDDIYNNFNNLIKIYNFKMIDTPIFEATELFKRSNESSDMVRKEMYDFLDKGKRSICLRPEGTAPFIRALIENKWYVDQNKFAYFGPMFRYEQPQKGRYRQFIQAGIEYLSNKNPLYDVEVILMAKEIIGKYFDFDNEIELKINSIGDLETRQKYENDVYDFLLPYYEQLTQTSRERLNERKVLRILDDKIDSKHEFMKNCPKIIDYLSSGSRDYFDAICDKLKNQNIKFTISTDLVRGLDYYDELVFEFVVKTQENELTVLGGGRYSKLINELGGPDLSSIGFGLGVDRMMALIKDIHPEINEKLVKNVDSVEVFATTSTDNIENKNIIFELVNNLRKNNISVEFNPDEIKIKKIFNHAQKYNAKFLLFDDIKVENKILLKNLETKETYQLEKNDSILTNIMNLLKK comes from the coding sequence GTTGCTTTAAGAGATGATATTTACAATAATTTTAATAATTTAATTAAAATTTATAATTTTAAAATGATTGATACTCCTATTTTTGAGGCTACTGAATTATTCAAACGCTCAAATGAATCAAGCGATATGGTTCGTAAGGAAATGTATGATTTTCTTGATAAGGGTAAACGTTCAATTTGTCTTAGACCAGAAGGAACTGCGCCATTTATTCGTGCTTTAATTGAAAATAAATGATATGTAGATCAAAATAAATTCGCTTATTTTGGTCCGATGTTCAGATACGAACAACCTCAAAAAGGGCGTTATCGTCAATTTATACAAGCGGGAATTGAATATTTATCTAATAAAAATCCACTATATGACGTTGAAGTAATTTTGATGGCAAAAGAAATCATTGGAAAATATTTTGACTTCGACAATGAAATTGAACTGAAAATTAATTCAATCGGTGATCTTGAAACTAGACAAAAGTACGAAAATGACGTTTACGATTTCCTTCTTCCATATTACGAGCAATTGACTCAAACAAGTAGAGAAAGATTAAATGAACGTAAAGTTTTAAGAATTCTTGATGATAAAATTGATTCAAAACATGAGTTTATGAAAAATTGTCCAAAAATTATTGATTATTTAAGTTCTGGTTCACGGGATTACTTTGATGCAATTTGTGATAAACTTAAAAATCAAAATATTAAATTTACTATTTCTACTGATTTAGTGAGAGGTTTGGATTATTATGATGAATTAGTTTTTGAATTTGTTGTTAAAACTCAAGAAAATGAATTAACTGTTCTTGGCGGTGGGAGATATTCAAAGCTAATTAACGAACTTGGCGGACCTGATCTATCAAGTATTGGATTTGGTCTTGGCGTTGATCGTATGATGGCTTTGATTAAAGATATTCACCCTGAAATAAATGAAAAATTAGTAAAAAATGTCGATTCAGTTGAAGTTTTTGCAACAACAAGTACAGATAACATCGAAAATAAAAACATTATTTTTGAATTAGTTAATAATTTGAGAAAAAACAATATTAGTGTTGAATTTAATCCTGATGAAATTAAGATTAAGAAAATTTTTAACCATGCTCAAAAGTATAATGCTAAATTTTTATTATTTGATGATATTAAAGTGGAAAACAAAATATTACTAAAAAATTTAGAAACTAAAGAAACATATCAGTTAGAAAAAAATGATTCAATTTTAACAAACATCATGAACTTATTAAAAAAATAA